The following proteins are co-located in the Candidatus Bathyarchaeia archaeon genome:
- a CDS encoding nucleotidyltransferase domain-containing protein, giving the protein MSLKTNQTLDLKRVIETISRLEGVAGILLFGSAARGDYDEYSDYDLLVLFEEKSSMWKSWDDLFKATSSLDMRLHVIPETLEEFKTANPVFLEELSKHGKVLFARFPMEVSLKHVTLKPYTLIFYSMTGLSYRDKMKASYFLYRKGGMGAVGKAGGAKLNEGCILVPESAAEEITAFLSRLSVKFRRLEVKVSEESLKTLSTHNQERPRRAANS; this is encoded by the coding sequence ATGAGTTTGAAAACAAATCAAACATTAGATTTAAAGAGAGTTATTGAAACAATATCGAGGCTTGAAGGCGTCGCGGGAATTTTACTTTTCGGAAGCGCGGCTAGAGGAGACTACGATGAGTATTCAGATTATGACTTGCTCGTCCTTTTTGAAGAAAAGTCGTCCATGTGGAAGAGCTGGGACGACTTGTTTAAGGCTACCAGCAGCCTCGACATGAGATTACATGTGATTCCTGAAACCCTAGAAGAGTTTAAAACCGCGAATCCAGTGTTCTTGGAGGAGCTCTCCAAACATGGGAAGGTTCTCTTCGCCCGCTTCCCCATGGAGGTTTCACTGAAACACGTAACGTTGAAGCCTTACACACTGATTTTTTACAGCATGACCGGCTTAAGCTACAGGGATAAAATGAAGGCTTCATACTTCCTTTACAGAAAGGGCGGCATGGGAGCCGTCGGCAAAGCTGGGGGAGCCAAACTCAACGAGGGCTGCATCCTAGTCCCTGAAAGCGCAGCCGAAGAAATTACAGCCTTTCTAAGCAGGCTCAGCGTCAAATTTAGAAGGCTTGAAGTAAAGGTAAGCGAGGAATCTCTAAAAACCCTTTCAACTCATAACCAAGAGAGACCAAGGCGAGCGGCCAACAGCTGA
- a CDS encoding AAA family ATPase, whose amino-acid sequence MRREGWRSNSTGGLGWVILKKVRLENFVSHRSSELEFDYGVNVITGPNGAGKTSILDAVSFGLFNLHGRGRKENLINQTADESRVAVEFQEGGLTYGVEWSVDRWKPANGVLFRVQNGARVVLARGGERVITSEVEKILGFDRNLFQQSIYVRQGEIESLVSATPAARKEVIAKLLGVEDLEKAYQGMRDLINEYQVSASRLAGELSRKPTVEKQLEGLRREMDGLKATLRLETRRLAKVERELKTLEEKLRMFEEKKARFHALNSKRVVLEAELTHLKRTLSEKEAELSEAETAYRKVMSLKEAVEKLPLMERYVKLSVRKGELEREVELQRQTLLRLDELENTLLRNEDRWKEYEEKSLLVARMRKTRESYEGAGEALKEVEKRVRQDTAELEEKERRLSRELMNFSQIIGEAVKAENIEAAHARKIGELQALKGRLRERADELKLKVGGFEQKLAELEFKLDGIVEAEACPVCGKKLTPQHRIKLQSELEEARKEVEASTRRLTSELEKVKEEEKRCELELQRTMSIDPKKIVEAAVEVAELRRKLAREKMDVKKLEKKAETLKRIDGEIKRLEAQLGGLEEPHREYEFAKREIARWPPRQEVDDSLKEASSRLEALSGELEALTKRLGFKPVNPEGELAELRAKKVEHDKSEPIAEKRSRLQADLSEVRQRIASVGLELDNVLKKLDALGYREDEHRRMSETFEGKRRLMGDAEKAVVEVEARLRAVEGEKLMLEAELSQLSDREVEKRRVEAFIKTLEMVRRAFHKDGAQKLIRGRARPLLEKTMWEFFEKFNLDYSNVTLDDDYNITVTGPAGSQAVEQLSGGERVALAVALRLAIARILSGKVETIMMDEPTIHLDEERRRELINILNTFFKEGGRITPQMIVITHHAELQDIADVAYTVNKKEGFSTVEASAG is encoded by the coding sequence ATGAGGCGAGAAGGGTGGCGGAGCAATTCTACAGGGGGATTGGGCTGGGTGATTCTGAAGAAGGTGCGGCTTGAAAACTTCGTTTCCCATAGGAGCAGTGAGTTGGAGTTTGACTATGGGGTCAACGTCATCACCGGCCCCAACGGGGCGGGTAAGACATCGATCCTAGACGCGGTGAGCTTCGGGCTCTTCAACTTGCATGGCAGAGGAAGGAAGGAGAACCTCATCAACCAGACTGCCGACGAGTCAAGAGTCGCCGTGGAGTTTCAGGAAGGCGGTTTAACTTACGGCGTGGAGTGGAGCGTCGACCGGTGGAAGCCGGCTAACGGCGTGTTGTTCAGGGTTCAAAACGGCGCGCGAGTCGTGTTAGCGAGGGGTGGGGAGCGGGTAATCACCTCAGAGGTGGAGAAGATCTTAGGCTTTGATAGAAACCTTTTCCAACAATCGATCTACGTCCGCCAGGGGGAGATTGAAAGCCTTGTCTCCGCCACTCCAGCCGCTAGGAAGGAGGTTATCGCCAAGCTTCTCGGGGTGGAGGACCTTGAAAAAGCGTATCAGGGCATGAGGGACCTGATCAACGAGTATCAGGTCTCCGCGTCCCGGTTGGCCGGCGAGTTATCTCGGAAACCGACTGTTGAAAAACAGTTGGAAGGGTTAAGGAGGGAAATGGATGGGTTAAAGGCGACGCTGAGGCTGGAAACACGCAGGCTGGCCAAGGTTGAAAGAGAGTTGAAGACGCTTGAAGAAAAGCTGCGTATGTTCGAGGAGAAGAAGGCGAGGTTCCACGCGTTAAACTCTAAAAGAGTTGTTTTAGAGGCTGAGCTCACGCATCTAAAGCGAACGTTAAGCGAAAAGGAAGCGGAGCTGTCGGAGGCGGAGACAGCTTATAGAAAAGTGATGTCCCTTAAGGAGGCTGTGGAGAAACTCCCCTTAATGGAGAGGTACGTGAAGTTATCCGTGAGGAAAGGAGAGTTGGAAAGGGAGGTGGAGTTACAGCGTCAAACACTCCTCCGGTTGGATGAGTTGGAGAACACGTTGCTCAGAAACGAGGATCGATGGAAAGAGTATGAGGAGAAGAGCCTCCTCGTTGCTCGGATGAGGAAGACTAGGGAAAGCTATGAGGGGGCGGGTGAAGCGCTTAAAGAGGTTGAGAAGCGGGTTCGACAGGACACAGCTGAGTTGGAGGAGAAGGAACGTAGACTAAGCCGGGAGTTGATGAATTTTTCTCAAATCATAGGGGAGGCGGTGAAAGCTGAAAACATCGAAGCAGCACATGCGAGAAAAATTGGGGAGTTACAGGCCTTAAAGGGTAGGCTGCGGGAAAGGGCGGATGAATTGAAGCTGAAGGTCGGAGGCTTCGAACAGAAGTTGGCTGAGCTTGAGTTTAAGCTTGATGGAATCGTTGAAGCTGAGGCTTGTCCAGTTTGCGGAAAGAAGCTTACCCCCCAGCATCGGATAAAGCTTCAAAGCGAACTTGAGGAGGCGAGGAAAGAGGTTGAAGCTTCAACGCGAAGGTTAACAAGCGAATTGGAGAAGGTGAAGGAAGAGGAGAAACGCTGCGAGCTGGAATTGCAGCGTACGATGTCCATCGACCCGAAGAAGATAGTGGAGGCGGCTGTTGAAGTGGCTGAGTTAAGGCGGAAACTCGCGCGGGAAAAAATGGATGTAAAAAAGCTGGAGAAGAAGGCTGAGACCTTGAAGAGAATCGACGGGGAAATAAAGAGGCTTGAAGCCCAACTTGGAGGGTTAGAGGAGCCACACCGGGAATATGAATTCGCGAAGCGGGAAATCGCCAGGTGGCCGCCGAGACAGGAAGTGGATGACTCTTTAAAGGAGGCGAGCAGTCGCCTGGAAGCCCTTTCAGGGGAGTTGGAGGCGTTGACGAAGAGGTTGGGGTTTAAGCCTGTTAACCCCGAGGGGGAACTAGCTGAGCTGAGAGCTAAGAAGGTTGAGCATGATAAAAGCGAGCCCATCGCGGAGAAGAGGAGCCGGCTGCAAGCCGACCTCTCCGAGGTAAGGCAAAGGATAGCAAGTGTAGGGTTGGAGCTTGATAATGTCCTTAAAAAATTGGATGCGCTTGGGTATCGAGAAGACGAGCATAGGAGGATGAGCGAGACGTTTGAAGGTAAGAGGCGTTTGATGGGGGACGCTGAGAAGGCCGTGGTTGAGGTTGAAGCTAGGCTTAGGGCTGTTGAAGGTGAGAAGTTGATGCTTGAGGCGGAGTTGAGTCAGCTTTCAGACAGGGAGGTGGAGAAGCGGAGGGTTGAGGCTTTTATAAAAACATTGGAGATGGTGAGGAGGGCCTTTCATAAAGATGGGGCTCAAAAGCTGATCCGCGGGAGGGCTAGGCCGCTCCTCGAGAAGACCATGTGGGAGTTCTTCGAGAAATTTAATTTAGATTACTCCAACGTGACGTTGGACGATGACTACAATATCACCGTTACAGGTCCCGCTGGGTCGCAGGCCGTGGAGCAGCTCAGCGGTGGGGAGAGGGTCGCCTTAGCCGTCGCGTTAAGGCTGGCCATAGCCCGCATCCTATCGGGGAAGGTTGAGACCATAATGATGGATGAACCTACCATACATTTAGACGAGGAGAGGAGGAGGGAGCTCATCAACATATTGAACACCTTCTTCAAGGAAGGGGGGAGGATAACGCCTCAAATGATAGTGATCACGCATCACGCTGAGCTTCAAGACATAGCCGACGTCGCCTACACCGTAAATAAAAAAGAGGGGTTCTCAACCGTTGAAGCCTCAGCGGGATGA
- a CDS encoding exonuclease SbcCD subunit D, with translation MVRVAHLADTHLGFRQYNLDERERDVYDVMDEISDRILDERASIVVHSGDLFDSSRPTAQAYYAFKKFLSKLEGKVKVFSILGDHDTPKRLGMPPQRLFEDRIQVLGVNGGEHQVLSLNGQDVLVAGVSHMGRRSRDVLTRELRRLGSLAAKCSISVLTLHQTIDRFFFIKELAELKLEELPGNFRYYAMGHLHERIRALHGLGELSYAGSPEIFRSSEIDEWLEHGKGFYIVDVEKEDVEVREVNVEGIRPQRKVRLSYVDFDRELKALTGSLNRYGKIPILHITVEGRGVDRQRVYQALNEALAGRVLRFRSELIEEAEEGPVELKLEGVNVYAALKEFLRDEKLVEFGYALFDALRLGEADEARRVAEQFYRGIGLGDSEEGAA, from the coding sequence ATGGTTAGGGTGGCCCATCTCGCCGACACTCATCTAGGGTTTAGGCAGTATAATTTGGATGAGCGGGAGCGAGATGTCTACGACGTTATGGATGAGATTTCAGACAGAATCCTTGACGAGCGGGCGAGCATCGTTGTTCACAGCGGAGATCTTTTCGACTCTTCTAGGCCTACGGCTCAGGCCTACTACGCGTTTAAAAAATTTCTCTCCAAGCTTGAGGGCAAGGTGAAGGTTTTCTCCATATTGGGCGACCATGATACTCCTAAAAGGCTTGGTATGCCTCCTCAGAGGCTTTTCGAAGATAGAATCCAGGTTTTAGGGGTTAACGGTGGAGAGCATCAAGTCCTCTCTTTAAACGGTCAGGACGTGTTGGTGGCGGGAGTATCCCACATGGGTCGGAGAAGCCGCGACGTGTTAACGCGGGAGTTGAGAAGGCTTGGATCCCTCGCCGCGAAGTGTTCCATCAGCGTTTTAACGCTCCACCAAACCATCGACAGGTTTTTCTTCATCAAAGAGCTGGCTGAGCTAAAACTGGAGGAGCTGCCTGGAAACTTCAGGTACTACGCGATGGGGCATCTCCACGAAAGGATTAGGGCCCTCCATGGACTTGGAGAGCTATCCTACGCTGGGTCCCCTGAGATCTTTCGAAGCAGCGAAATCGACGAGTGGCTTGAGCATGGAAAGGGCTTCTACATCGTAGATGTCGAGAAGGAGGATGTGGAAGTGCGTGAAGTTAACGTTGAGGGGATAAGGCCTCAGCGAAAGGTGAGGTTGAGCTACGTGGATTTCGACAGGGAGCTTAAGGCTTTAACCGGCTCGTTAAACCGCTACGGGAAGATTCCAATCCTCCACATAACCGTAGAGGGGAGGGGAGTCGATAGACAGAGGGTTTACCAAGCGTTAAACGAGGCGTTAGCCGGCAGGGTTCTGCGGTTCCGATCTGAACTCATCGAAGAAGCCGAGGAAGGCCCCGTCGAGTTAAAGCTAGAGGGTGTTAACGTGTACGCTGCGTTAAAGGAGTTTCTCAGGGATGAGAAGCTGGTGGAGTTTGGCTACGCGCTGTTCGACGCTTTAAGGCTGGGCGAGGCTGATGAGGCGAGAAGGGTGGCGGAGCAATTCTACAGGGGGATTGGGCTGGGTGATTCTGAAGAAGGTGCGGCTTGA
- a CDS encoding DUF6512 family protein: MSGYDKRSILIFELVGIVFIVLLGSALHFTFDLSGGNPFVAAFSAVNESVWEHLKLSFWPAVVYMFIEHGYLKGRARSFFPAKAVGVYLMPLAIVSFFYLYRAFIEESLFLDILIFVVAVVIGQLVSYWLMTGRETSRIYAYISVIALGVLAGLFVFFTFYPPRLPIFQDPISGGYGVVK, translated from the coding sequence ATGAGTGGCTATGATAAGAGGTCCATTCTTATCTTTGAGTTGGTTGGCATAGTTTTCATAGTTCTGCTGGGAAGCGCGTTACACTTTACTTTCGATTTGTCCGGTGGCAATCCATTCGTCGCCGCTTTTTCAGCGGTTAATGAAAGCGTTTGGGAACATTTGAAGTTGAGTTTTTGGCCAGCCGTAGTATACATGTTCATCGAGCATGGATATTTGAAGGGTAGGGCTCGCAGCTTCTTCCCAGCCAAGGCGGTGGGCGTTTATCTGATGCCGTTAGCCATTGTTTCCTTTTTCTACTTGTATAGGGCGTTTATCGAGGAAAGCCTATTCTTGGACATTTTGATTTTCGTGGTAGCGGTGGTGATCGGCCAACTGGTAAGTTATTGGTTAATGACTGGGAGGGAAACCTCAAGAATCTACGCGTATATTTCCGTTATCGCGCTGGGCGTTTTAGCTGGCCTATTCGTATTTTTCACTTTTTATCCGCCGCGATTGCCCATATTTCAAGATCCAATCAGTGGAGGATACGGAGTTGTAAAATGA
- a CDS encoding hydroxymethylglutaryl-CoA reductase, degradative: MEGVEKTSRIKGFYKLSPLERLEAVKKFAQLTDEEASTLMNTGSLPIEDANRMIENVIGVMPIPMGVAVNFLINGRDYLIPMAIEEPSVIAAASNAARMVRDSGGFRTTSTEPIMIGEIQVVGVKDPYGSRFKILSNKSRIIEEANRKDPLLVSIGGGAKDLNVRVLEGQPSMLVVDLYVDCRDAMGANIVNTMAESVAPVIEELTGGDVVLRIVSNLAACRLARAYAKVDKEVLEGEEVVDRIVEAYRFAVKDVYRCATHNKGIMNGVVAVALATGNDTRALEAGAHSYAALGGVYKPLTVWEKDENNNLVGTIEMPMAVGVIGGVTAVHPVAKIALKILGVKNARELGEVMAAVGLAQNLAALRALATEGIQRGHMKLHARNVASMAGAVGEEIDKVALEMVKMGQVRMDVAEKLLLELRARRGTC, from the coding sequence TTGGAAGGAGTGGAGAAGACCTCTAGGATAAAGGGCTTCTACAAACTCTCGCCCCTGGAAAGGCTGGAGGCCGTGAAAAAATTCGCCCAGTTAACCGACGAAGAGGCCTCCACGCTTATGAACACTGGGTCGCTTCCCATAGAAGACGCGAACCGCATGATCGAAAACGTGATAGGGGTCATGCCCATCCCCATGGGGGTGGCGGTGAACTTTCTGATCAACGGCAGAGACTATTTGATCCCCATGGCCATCGAGGAGCCCTCAGTCATAGCCGCGGCCAGCAACGCGGCTAGGATGGTCAGGGACAGCGGGGGGTTCAGAACAACCAGCACCGAGCCCATCATGATCGGTGAAATTCAAGTTGTGGGAGTGAAGGACCCATACGGGTCGAGGTTTAAAATCCTTTCAAACAAGAGTAGGATCATCGAGGAGGCGAATAGAAAGGACCCCCTGCTGGTATCGATCGGCGGAGGGGCGAAAGACCTTAACGTTCGCGTGCTCGAGGGGCAGCCTTCGATGCTGGTGGTTGACTTGTACGTGGATTGCCGGGATGCCATGGGCGCGAACATCGTGAACACCATGGCTGAATCCGTAGCGCCTGTCATAGAGGAGTTAACCGGCGGGGATGTGGTTTTAAGAATCGTCTCCAACCTGGCGGCGTGTCGGTTGGCGAGGGCCTACGCGAAAGTGGACAAGGAGGTTTTGGAGGGTGAGGAAGTCGTAGATAGGATCGTTGAGGCCTATCGGTTCGCGGTTAAAGACGTTTACAGATGCGCCACCCATAATAAGGGGATTATGAACGGGGTCGTCGCCGTCGCCTTGGCTACTGGCAATGACACTAGGGCTTTGGAGGCGGGAGCCCACAGCTACGCGGCCCTCGGCGGCGTTTATAAGCCGTTGACCGTTTGGGAGAAGGATGAAAACAACAACCTTGTCGGAACCATTGAGATGCCGATGGCCGTCGGGGTCATCGGAGGGGTCACCGCCGTCCACCCCGTAGCGAAAATCGCCTTGAAAATCCTAGGGGTGAAAAACGCTCGGGAGCTAGGTGAAGTAATGGCCGCCGTTGGGCTGGCGCAAAACCTAGCCGCCTTAAGGGCCTTAGCCACGGAGGGAATTCAAAGAGGCCACATGAAGCTTCACGCCAGAAACGTCGCCTCCATGGCTGGAGCTGTAGGGGAGGAAATCGATAAGGTCGCCTTAGAAATGGTGAAGATGGGTCAGGTTAGAATGGATGTCGCGGAGAAGTTGCTCCTAGAATTAAGAGCCCGCCGGGGAACATGTTGA
- the fni gene encoding type 2 isopentenyl-diphosphate Delta-isomerase: MKKTVVRKIDHIRLAIEKPVESETDPGFKDVRLIHVALPEMDLDDVDVSTTFLGRRLEAPLIIEPMTGGVSEAAEINRNLAEAAEELGVAIGVGSQRAALEDEAMAETYTVVREVASSVPVLANIGCPQLLGDEAEEHVKRVVDMLKADALMIHLNPLQEAIQPEGETRFRGVLGRMAEIVKKLPVPVIVKETGSGICREVAANLKSIGVSIIDVAGLGGTSWAAVEHYRALKARNLQKARMGQSFRSWGIPTVASLLEALSIPGVQVIASGGVRTGIDVAKALALGAELAGLARPLLKPAVKSGEAAKKALTAVAEELKVSMFLTASPNVKALKRAPLIITGESYQWVKQRGIMLVGRSGEDL; the protein is encoded by the coding sequence TTGAAGAAAACCGTTGTGAGGAAAATTGATCATATAAGGTTGGCGATCGAGAAGCCTGTGGAGTCTGAAACTGACCCAGGGTTTAAGGATGTGAGGTTGATCCACGTCGCCTTGCCTGAAATGGATCTAGACGATGTGGACGTGTCCACGACATTCCTTGGTCGAAGACTTGAGGCGCCTCTGATAATCGAGCCCATGACCGGGGGAGTCTCCGAGGCCGCTGAAATCAACCGAAACCTAGCTGAGGCGGCGGAGGAATTGGGGGTCGCCATCGGAGTTGGCAGCCAGAGGGCCGCGCTTGAAGACGAAGCGATGGCTGAAACATACACGGTTGTAAGGGAGGTAGCCTCCTCTGTTCCCGTCCTCGCCAACATTGGATGCCCCCAGCTGCTCGGCGATGAGGCTGAGGAGCATGTGAAACGGGTTGTCGACATGTTGAAGGCGGATGCGTTGATGATTCATTTAAACCCCTTACAGGAGGCCATACAACCGGAGGGTGAGACGCGTTTTCGAGGAGTCCTCGGAAGAATGGCGGAGATCGTGAAAAAGCTGCCCGTCCCAGTCATCGTGAAGGAAACGGGCTCAGGCATATGCCGGGAGGTCGCTGCAAACCTCAAGTCCATAGGGGTTTCCATCATCGATGTGGCGGGGCTGGGTGGAACCAGCTGGGCCGCGGTGGAGCATTACCGGGCTTTGAAGGCGCGTAACCTTCAGAAGGCCAGAATGGGCCAATCCTTCCGGAGCTGGGGCATACCCACCGTGGCCAGCCTGCTGGAGGCCCTGTCCATTCCTGGAGTACAGGTCATCGCCTCAGGCGGAGTGAGGACGGGAATAGACGTCGCGAAGGCCCTCGCTTTGGGCGCTGAGCTCGCAGGACTGGCACGCCCCCTCCTTAAACCAGCCGTTAAAAGCGGGGAAGCCGCGAAAAAAGCCTTAACGGCCGTGGCTGAAGAGTTGAAGGTTTCCATGTTTTTAACCGCCTCCCCGAACGTAAAGGCCCTTAAGAGGGCTCCCTTAATCATAACTGGAGAATCATATCAGTGGGTTAAGCAGAGGGGGATTATGTTAGTTGGAAGGAGTGGAGAAGACCTCTAG
- the mvk gene encoding mevalonate kinase: MYARAPGKVILLGEHFVVRGSPAIAAAINLHARVRALTTLEDSLLKMESSAFTYAYDWSKTNLNSVEEFFPLSSAVAPWIPLLLELKSRVKHPPPGLRIHMESTIPPSSGLGSSAAIAVSMISAASKALGLNVSRREVVELAFIPERRIHGNPSGIDQTTSTYGGVIFYVKGEGFRRIRLGCELPLVIGDTGKPRRTSLMVERVSKYLNDHPGRGEELMGQVKRIVRDAEEALKRGDLKKMGELMSENQRLLREVGASSESIDRMVDETMDHGALGAKLTGAGGGGCVVAVPEPGRGGEVASAIRESGGRPYVVKVDNYGLRVWRRS; this comes from the coding sequence GTGTACGCTAGGGCGCCGGGCAAGGTGATTCTACTCGGAGAACACTTCGTTGTCCGTGGATCCCCAGCCATCGCCGCCGCCATCAACCTACACGCCCGGGTTAGAGCTTTAACCACGCTTGAAGACAGCCTGCTTAAGATGGAGTCCTCAGCCTTCACATACGCGTATGATTGGTCGAAAACCAATCTAAACAGCGTGGAAGAGTTTTTTCCCCTGAGCTCCGCTGTGGCTCCGTGGATACCGCTGTTGTTGGAGTTGAAAAGCCGGGTTAAACATCCTCCCCCTGGGCTGCGCATCCACATGGAATCCACGATTCCACCCAGCTCAGGTTTAGGATCCTCCGCGGCCATAGCTGTATCCATGATCTCAGCGGCGTCTAAGGCTTTGGGGCTGAATGTTTCGAGAAGGGAGGTGGTGGAGCTGGCCTTCATACCGGAGAGGCGCATCCATGGAAACCCCTCAGGAATTGATCAGACCACATCCACCTATGGTGGAGTTATATTCTACGTGAAGGGGGAGGGCTTCAGGAGGATACGGTTGGGATGTGAGCTCCCGTTAGTGATAGGGGATACTGGAAAGCCGAGGAGGACATCCCTCATGGTGGAGCGTGTATCCAAGTATTTGAACGATCACCCTGGGAGGGGTGAGGAGTTGATGGGCCAAGTGAAGCGAATCGTAAGGGACGCTGAGGAGGCTTTGAAGCGAGGCGACTTGAAGAAGATGGGGGAGTTGATGAGTGAGAATCAACGGCTGCTAAGAGAGGTGGGGGCCTCCTCTGAGAGCATTGACAGAATGGTTGATGAGACCATGGACCACGGGGCCCTAGGCGCTAAGCTTACAGGCGCGGGCGGTGGGGGATGCGTTGTGGCGGTTCCTGAGCCTGGGAGAGGGGGGGAGGTGGCCTCAGCGATCCGGGAGTCCGGTGGAAGACCATACGTGGTCAAGGTGGACAATTACGGTTTGAGGGTATGGAGGCGAAGTTGA
- a CDS encoding MEMO1 family protein, producing MKVRRPCQAGAFYPGSRNSLLESIEECFLSPLGPGRKPTVNPRGERLIKGLVCPHAGYMYSGPVAAYSYLALAEDGKPDVAVILGPNHTGLGSGVSIMVEGVWETPLGRLEVDEGVAEKISSSSDIIDVDDTAHLYEHSIEVQLPFLQYLYGEGLKIAPICMMMQDLETSREVAEAVYKAVQGLNYIVLASTDMTHYEPQSEAKKKDGEAIKSILTLDEEGLHNVINRLNVSMCGYGPVTVFIRAMKLDKALNVTLLKYATSGDVTGDVGAVVGYAAVKAST from the coding sequence ATGAAGGTTCGAAGACCCTGCCAGGCTGGAGCGTTCTATCCAGGGTCAAGGAACAGCCTGCTCGAAAGCATAGAGGAATGCTTCTTAAGCCCCTTGGGTCCTGGTAGGAAGCCCACCGTGAACCCGCGCGGCGAACGTTTAATTAAAGGCCTCGTCTGCCCCCATGCAGGTTACATGTACTCAGGCCCAGTAGCCGCGTACTCTTACCTCGCGCTGGCGGAGGATGGGAAGCCCGATGTAGCGGTGATCCTGGGCCCAAACCACACGGGCTTGGGCAGTGGGGTTTCCATAATGGTTGAAGGAGTCTGGGAAACCCCTCTAGGAAGGCTGGAAGTGGATGAAGGGGTCGCTGAGAAAATATCCTCCTCCTCGGATATCATAGACGTCGACGACACCGCGCACCTGTATGAGCATTCAATAGAGGTCCAACTTCCCTTCCTGCAATACTTGTATGGGGAAGGGTTGAAGATCGCCCCCATATGCATGATGATGCAGGACTTGGAAACCTCCAGGGAAGTGGCGGAGGCGGTTTACAAAGCTGTGCAGGGTTTAAACTACATCGTCTTAGCCAGCACCGACATGACCCATTACGAGCCTCAATCCGAAGCGAAGAAAAAGGATGGGGAAGCGATTAAGTCGATTTTAACCCTGGACGAAGAAGGCTTGCACAACGTCATCAACCGACTCAACGTTTCCATGTGCGGCTACGGGCCTGTCACCGTGTTCATAAGGGCGATGAAGCTGGATAAGGCCTTAAACGTGACCCTGCTTAAATACGCGACCAGCGGCGATGTCACCGGCGACGTCGGCGCGGTGGTCGGCTACGCGGCGGTTAAAGCGTCTACATAA
- the rpsB gene encoding 30S ribosomal protein S2 — protein sequence MEVRLGEMAEKEVSETKEELLLPLEEMLAGGLHIGTRVKTEHMEPYIYRVRPDGLFILNIGETDRKIRVAAKFIARFDPSKVIVVSSRLYGKTPVEKFCELTGATPVIGRFLPGYISNPLHPNHIEPSLILVTDPRADWQAIKEASGGGIPVVALCDTDNVFTGVDLAIPTNNKGRRALAMIYWLLARQVLRERGTIPPDGSITPTVEDFETKLTATQKIGGEG from the coding sequence ATGGAAGTGAGGCTAGGCGAAATGGCTGAGAAAGAGGTCTCCGAGACAAAGGAGGAGCTTCTCCTCCCCTTGGAAGAGATGTTGGCCGGAGGCCTACATATCGGAACTAGGGTTAAAACAGAGCATATGGAGCCTTACATCTACAGGGTTAGACCGGATGGACTGTTCATCCTTAACATAGGTGAAACCGACAGGAAGATAAGGGTTGCAGCCAAGTTTATCGCTCGGTTCGATCCGAGCAAGGTGATTGTCGTCTCCTCTAGGCTTTATGGGAAAACTCCTGTTGAAAAGTTCTGCGAGCTCACGGGCGCCACACCTGTTATCGGCCGGTTTCTACCAGGATACATTTCAAACCCACTGCACCCAAACCACATCGAGCCATCGCTCATCCTCGTCACGGACCCGAGAGCTGACTGGCAGGCCATTAAAGAAGCCTCGGGAGGAGGCATTCCCGTGGTCGCTTTATGCGACACGGACAACGTGTTCACTGGCGTAGACCTCGCCATACCCACCAACAACAAGGGTCGCAGAGCCCTGGCCATGATTTATTGGCTGTTGGCTAGACAGGTCCTCAGGGAGAGGGGGACGATCCCCCCTGATGGAAGCATCACCCCAACCGTAGAGGACTTTGAAACAAAGCTAACGGCGACCCAGAAGATCGGTGGGGAAGGATGA
- a CDS encoding DNA-directed RNA polymerase subunit N: MIIPVRCFTCGKLIGDKWEEYKRRVEAGEEAMKVLDSLGVTRYCCRRMLTSHVELIDDLLKYTVISAERRREPSV, encoded by the coding sequence ATGATAATTCCCGTAAGATGTTTCACATGCGGCAAGCTCATAGGCGATAAGTGGGAAGAGTATAAAAGAAGAGTGGAGGCCGGTGAAGAGGCGATGAAGGTCTTAGACAGCCTTGGAGTTACCCGCTACTGTTGCCGCAGGATGCTAACCTCCCATGTGGAGCTGATAGACGACCTTTTGAAATACACGGTGATATCGGCTGAGAGGAGGAGGGAACCGAGCGTCTAA
- a CDS encoding 30S ribosomal protein S9, with amino-acid sequence MTDRKKIVFATGKRKTAIAKAMLKPGKGVVTVNKTPVEAIQPEAARIKVMEPIVLAEGVAGQVDVKVNVQGGGFMAQAEACRMAIARGLTQWSKGEQLKKKMMDYDRSMLAGDQRRTEPKKFGGPGPRRRRQKSYR; translated from the coding sequence ATGACCGATAGGAAGAAAATTGTCTTCGCGACAGGAAAACGGAAAACCGCCATAGCGAAGGCCATGCTCAAGCCTGGGAAGGGCGTCGTGACGGTGAATAAAACTCCGGTGGAGGCTATTCAACCCGAAGCCGCCCGGATAAAGGTGATGGAGCCCATCGTACTGGCGGAGGGAGTGGCTGGGCAGGTTGACGTCAAGGTGAACGTTCAAGGCGGAGGCTTCATGGCGCAGGCGGAGGCCTGCCGCATGGCCATCGCCCGGGGTTTAACGCAATGGAGTAAGGGTGAGCAGTTGAAGAAGAAGATGATGGATTACGATAGGTCGATGCTCGCGGGTGATCAGAGGAGAACCGAGCCTAAGAAGTTTGGGGGGCCAGGGCCCAGAAGGAGAAGGCAGAAATCCTATCGTTAA